A genomic stretch from Candidatus Thiothrix anitrata includes:
- the dnaE gene encoding DNA polymerase III subunit alpha: MTPFVHLRLHTEYSLTDSTIRIKPLMKAAEKIGMPAIAITDLTNFFGLVKFYKAAMGAGIKPIFGVDVLLVDETGGDTLFHVILLCQNNTGYRNLTKLISRAWQQGQVLGVPRVQRAWLTEFSDGVIMLSGGRDGDVGQALLAGNQELAEKRLQEWLAAFPERYYLELQRTGRDGEEHYTHAAVDLALAYDVPVVATNDVRFVAASDFNSHEARVCINSGNVLADPKRPKHYSQQQYLRTSEEMVALFADIPAAIANTLEIAKRCNVSLTLGKNYLPQFPIPEGMTEAEYFCKVSEEGLEQRLDFLFGEQFPRGTAAFTQKRQPYDERLAIELGVINAMGFPGYFLIVADFIQWAKDNAIPVGPGRGSGAGSLVAYALKITDLDPLAYDLLFERFLNPERVSMPDFDIDFCMDNRDKVIDYVAQTYGRNQVSQIITFGSMAAKAVVRDVGRVLGHPYGFVDRVAKLIPFVLGITLEDALGRTKKAQDDPERVSPDLIELYDKDEEVKALLDMAISLEGLTRNTGKHAGGVLISPSDLTDFTPISCDEFGNGVVSQYDKDDVEAVGLVKFDFLGLRNLTIIDWALRTINRKQVAKGLPEVDINRIPLDDKASFDLLKAQKTTAVFQLESRGMKDLIRRLQPDVFEDVIALVALFRPGPLQSGMVDDFINRKKGIAKVEYPHPSLEQILKPTYGVIVYQEQVMQIAQVLAQYTLGGADMLRRAMGKKKPEEMAKQRSIFMDGARNNNVDENQAGYIFDLMEKFAEYGFNKSHSAAYALVAFQTAWLKAHHPAAFMAAVLSADMDNTEKVVTLLDDCRQLSLQVLPPDINRSDFQFTVDEKNRIIYGLGAVKGAGEAALSVMVEEREKHGAFKSLTDLCKRCSSQKVNRRVLETLIKAGAFDSLGGTRRAMLEFLPEALRMAEQHNRDQGTGQVDLFGGMFAGVKEDSPEMGVPTRPEFPEKERLRLEKETLGLYLTGHPLDEYTEELAALPHRKPLADLAEDETVKYRREPVMLAGLVASVRTQATDNGKRAFVQLDDKTAYYEALIFTDAFAQFGHLLEKETAVVLEGTLDTDQRTGKTRLRVEKIHNMLSIRENFLRKLVLRVDAAEVQAGAWAELRKFLQPDAPMKCAVTVEYRTPQAQGELRLGGQWGVALDDANLRDLRVALGRENVSLVF; the protein is encoded by the coding sequence ATGACCCCATTCGTCCACCTCCGCCTCCACACCGAATACTCTCTCACCGATAGCACTATCCGCATCAAGCCGCTGATGAAAGCTGCGGAGAAAATCGGGATGCCAGCTATCGCGATTACCGATTTAACCAATTTTTTCGGTTTGGTGAAGTTCTATAAAGCCGCAATGGGCGCAGGTATTAAACCCATTTTCGGGGTAGATGTGTTGCTGGTGGATGAAACCGGCGGTGATACCTTGTTTCATGTGATTTTGTTGTGTCAAAACAATACGGGTTATCGCAATTTAACCAAATTGATTTCGCGGGCTTGGCAGCAAGGGCAGGTGTTGGGCGTGCCACGTGTGCAGCGGGCGTGGCTTACGGAATTCAGTGATGGTGTGATTATGCTTTCCGGTGGGCGCGATGGTGACGTGGGGCAGGCGTTGTTGGCGGGTAATCAGGAGTTGGCGGAAAAGCGTTTGCAGGAGTGGCTGGCGGCGTTTCCTGAGCGTTATTACCTTGAATTACAACGCACTGGGCGTGATGGCGAGGAACATTATACGCACGCAGCGGTGGATTTAGCGTTGGCTTACGACGTGCCGGTGGTGGCGACTAATGATGTGCGGTTTGTGGCGGCGAGCGATTTTAATTCGCACGAAGCGCGGGTTTGTATCAATAGTGGTAATGTGTTGGCTGATCCTAAACGCCCTAAACATTACAGCCAGCAGCAATATTTACGCACCTCTGAAGAAATGGTGGCGTTGTTTGCGGATATTCCGGCGGCGATTGCGAATACGCTGGAGATTGCCAAACGCTGCAATGTGTCGCTGACATTGGGTAAAAACTATTTGCCGCAGTTCCCGATTCCTGAAGGTATGACCGAAGCGGAGTATTTTTGTAAAGTCAGTGAAGAGGGTTTGGAGCAACGCCTTGACTTCTTGTTTGGTGAGCAGTTTCCACGCGGTACAGCCGCCTTTACGCAAAAGCGTCAGCCGTATGATGAACGTCTTGCGATTGAACTCGGTGTTATTAATGCGATGGGGTTCCCCGGTTATTTCTTAATCGTTGCGGACTTTATTCAGTGGGCTAAAGATAATGCGATTCCGGTGGGGCCGGGGCGGGGTTCGGGTGCGGGTTCCTTGGTGGCTTACGCGCTGAAAATTACTGACCTTGATCCTCTGGCTTACGATTTGCTGTTTGAACGTTTTTTGAACCCAGAACGGGTTTCCATGCCGGACTTTGACATCGACTTTTGCATGGATAATCGCGATAAAGTCATTGATTACGTGGCACAAACCTACGGGCGTAATCAGGTGTCGCAGATTATTACCTTTGGTTCGATGGCGGCGAAAGCGGTGGTGCGCGATGTCGGGCGGGTATTGGGGCATCCTTACGGTTTTGTGGATCGGGTGGCAAAATTAATCCCGTTTGTGCTGGGCATTACCTTGGAAGACGCGCTGGGGCGTACCAAAAAAGCCCAAGATGACCCGGAGCGGGTTTCACCGGATTTGATCGAGCTTTACGACAAGGATGAAGAAGTTAAAGCCTTGTTGGATATGGCGATTTCACTGGAAGGCTTGACCCGTAATACCGGTAAACACGCGGGTGGGGTACTGATTTCACCGTCGGATTTGACGGATTTTACCCCGATTTCCTGCGATGAATTCGGCAATGGGGTGGTGTCGCAATACGATAAAGACGATGTGGAAGCGGTCGGGCTGGTTAAATTCGACTTTTTGGGGTTGCGTAACCTCACGATTATTGACTGGGCATTGCGCACCATTAATCGTAAGCAGGTAGCAAAAGGCTTGCCGGAAGTTGATATTAACCGCATTCCGCTGGACGACAAAGCCAGTTTTGATTTACTCAAAGCGCAAAAAACCACGGCTGTTTTCCAGCTTGAATCACGCGGGATGAAAGACCTGATCCGGCGGTTACAACCAGATGTGTTTGAGGATGTGATTGCGTTGGTGGCGTTGTTCCGTCCGGGGCCGTTGCAGTCGGGGATGGTGGACGATTTTATCAACCGTAAAAAAGGCATTGCTAAGGTTGAATACCCGCACCCCAGTTTGGAGCAAATTCTCAAGCCGACTTACGGGGTTATCGTTTACCAAGAACAGGTTATGCAGATTGCGCAAGTCCTCGCCCAATACACTTTGGGCGGTGCGGATATGTTGCGGCGGGCAATGGGTAAAAAGAAACCGGAGGAAATGGCCAAGCAGCGTTCCATTTTTATGGACGGGGCGCGTAATAATAATGTCGATGAAAATCAGGCTGGCTACATTTTCGATTTAATGGAAAAGTTTGCGGAATACGGTTTCAATAAATCGCATTCAGCCGCTTATGCCTTGGTTGCGTTTCAAACGGCTTGGCTTAAAGCGCACCATCCGGCAGCGTTTATGGCGGCGGTATTATCGGCGGATATGGATAATACCGAAAAGGTCGTGACGCTATTAGACGATTGCCGTCAATTGAGTTTACAAGTTTTGCCACCGGATATTAACCGCTCGGATTTTCAGTTCACGGTGGATGAGAAAAATCGCATTATTTACGGTTTGGGTGCGGTTAAAGGTGCGGGTGAAGCGGCGTTAAGCGTAATGGTCGAAGAGCGTGAGAAACACGGTGCGTTTAAATCATTAACCGATTTATGCAAACGCTGTAGTTCCCAAAAGGTCAATCGGCGCGTATTGGAAACCCTGATTAAAGCCGGTGCGTTTGACAGTTTGGGCGGTACGCGCCGCGCTATGCTGGAATTTTTACCCGAAGCCTTGCGCATGGCGGAACAACACAACCGCGATCAAGGCACGGGTCAGGTGGATTTATTCGGTGGGATGTTTGCCGGTGTTAAAGAAGATTCACCCGAAATGGGCGTGCCGACGCGCCCTGAATTCCCCGAAAAAGAACGCCTGCGTTTGGAAAAAGAAACGCTGGGTTTGTATCTCACCGGGCATCCGCTGGATGAATACACCGAAGAATTAGCCGCCTTGCCGCATCGCAAACCGCTGGCGGATTTAGCAGAAGATGAAACCGTTAAATACCGCCGCGAGCCGGTGATGCTGGCGGGTTTGGTCGCCAGTGTGCGTACCCAAGCGACCGATAACGGCAAACGTGCGTTTGTGCAGTTGGACGATAAAACCGCGTATTACGAAGCCCTGATTTTCACCGATGCGTTTGCGCAATTCGGGCATTTGCTCGAAAAAGAAACGGCGGTGGTGCTGGAAGGCACGTTAGACACCGATCAGCGCACCGGTAAAACCCGTTTGCGTGTGGAAAAAATTCACAATATGTTGTCGATTCGTGAAAATTTCCTGCGCAAACTGGTATTGCGGGTGGATGCGGCGGAAGTGCAGGCTGGTGCTTGGGCGGAATTACGCAAGTTCTTACAACCCGACGCGCCGATGAAATGCGCGGTAACGGTGGAATACCGCACCCCGCAAGCGCAAGGCGAATTACGCCTCGGCGGGCAATGGGGCGTGGCGTTGGACGATGCTAATTTGCGCGATTTACGGGTGGCATTAGGGCGTGAGAATGTCAGTTTGGTGTTTTGA
- a CDS encoding retron system putative HNH endonuclease codes for MRYISKGESPDFFEKEKQLLVDDPAWDNLHCKRELRLHLIKEQKALCVYCERGIDDANSHIEHLFAQSDNPAKRFEYDNLVASCNGDQCVSASKDSYKPEDVHSCGHKKSDDLDVDKFLNPIVHSDIAHYFVYDKERCSIYASGKDAEKAIYTIKLLNLDNHRLNNERANARLALEKTVKMYPDRKEKIRFLLSKERAFISFLRHYFSPFLAELP; via the coding sequence ATGCGGTATATTTCTAAAGGCGAATCCCCAGACTTTTTTGAAAAAGAGAAGCAGCTACTTGTAGACGATCCAGCATGGGATAATTTGCATTGCAAGCGAGAGTTACGGTTACATCTGATTAAAGAACAAAAGGCATTATGTGTGTATTGTGAGCGTGGTATTGATGATGCGAATTCACACATCGAGCATTTATTTGCACAATCAGATAATCCAGCTAAACGTTTTGAATATGATAATTTAGTCGCATCTTGTAATGGCGATCAATGTGTTTCTGCCTCTAAAGACAGTTACAAACCAGAGGACGTTCATTCTTGTGGACACAAAAAATCTGATGATCTTGATGTTGATAAATTCCTGAATCCAATTGTACATAGTGATATTGCTCATTATTTCGTATATGACAAAGAAAGATGCTCAATTTATGCGAGTGGAAAAGATGCTGAAAAAGCAATATATACGATAAAGTTATTGAATTTGGATAATCACAGGTTAAATAATGAACGAGCAAATGCGCGTTTGGCTTTAGAAAAAACGGTAAAAATGTATCCTGATCGTAAAGAAAAGATTCGCTTCTTACTGTCTAAGGAACGTGCATTCATTTCTTTTCTGCGTCATTACTTCTCTCCCTTCTTGGCTGAATTACCATGA
- a CDS encoding AAA family ATPase gives MYIEKIEIKKFRVLENMEGNNALCFQPPGGVTADPETGNVINVIAGVNGCGKTSVLELVFDLQQRFFDFKDSKVEFQYARKDVNLAIEKIPATEDFLFLTEQCKFYFKYPELTSIGESIEDQTSPQYVNIIYFDFDGFSRKNQKRQRPFDNSIERMYKDIEDIVTNYLLSLERTIEEANPALRSKKALEKFNNIFNGVDFYTKLQVVSYENGRMKPEFVNANGEKVNLSDLSDGEQRLYMSAMNLMGNFFQNCIILMDEPEISLHPAWQQKIMQIFSGIGKNNQFIVATHSPQIIASVPYKNRILLRKENGKIQPVHMNQPPSGVDVNSILSEIMGADPRPPELLKLYAQYRKFVEESKENTPEALAVKAQLSEESDHSQFMQEMNFLIELRDA, from the coding sequence ATGTATATTGAAAAGATTGAAATCAAAAAATTTCGTGTGCTGGAAAATATGGAAGGAAATAATGCCCTTTGTTTTCAGCCACCGGGTGGCGTAACTGCTGATCCTGAAACGGGAAATGTAATTAATGTTATCGCGGGTGTGAACGGGTGTGGGAAAACATCTGTTTTAGAGCTGGTTTTTGATTTACAACAAAGATTTTTTGATTTTAAAGATAGTAAAGTTGAGTTTCAATATGCAAGAAAAGATGTAAATTTAGCTATCGAGAAAATACCTGCTACTGAAGATTTTTTATTTTTGACGGAGCAATGTAAATTTTATTTTAAATATCCAGAATTAACATCTATTGGTGAATCGATTGAAGATCAAACATCACCACAGTATGTTAATATAATTTATTTTGATTTTGATGGGTTTTCTAGGAAAAATCAAAAGCGACAACGACCATTTGATAATTCAATTGAACGTATGTATAAGGATATAGAAGATATTGTAACCAACTACTTATTATCTTTAGAGAGAACAATTGAAGAGGCAAATCCTGCACTGAGATCTAAAAAAGCCTTAGAGAAGTTTAATAATATATTTAATGGAGTTGATTTTTATACAAAGCTTCAAGTCGTTTCCTACGAGAATGGCAGGATGAAACCTGAGTTTGTAAATGCTAACGGAGAAAAAGTAAATTTAAGCGACTTAAGTGATGGCGAACAACGTTTATATATGAGTGCAATGAATTTGATGGGGAATTTCTTTCAAAATTGTATTATTTTGATGGATGAGCCAGAGATTTCTCTACATCCTGCATGGCAACAAAAAATTATGCAGATTTTTAGTGGAATTGGAAAAAATAACCAGTTTATTGTAGCAACGCACTCGCCTCAAATTATTGCGAGCGTTCCCTATAAGAACCGTATTTTGTTACGCAAGGAAAATGGGAAAATACAACCTGTTCATATGAATCAACCACCTTCTGGTGTGGATGTAAACTCTATCCTTTCTGAAATTATGGGAGCAGACCCACGTCCACCAGAATTATTGAAGCTATACGCGCAATACCGTAAATTTGTTGAAGAAAGCAAAGAAAATACACCAGAAGCATTGGCTGTGAAGGCTCAGTTATCTGAAGAGAGTGATCATTCACAATTTATGCAAGAAATGAATTTCTTAATTGAATTGAGGGATGCTTGA
- a CDS encoding AAA family ATPase has product MITELRLENWKSFGEATLYIDPLSILIGTNASGKSNVLDALQFLQRIASGVTFSDALNSIRGGSEWATKKGNLTFSLNVVFLEKNIEYKYGINHSLNSLFVNESVSANGRTLDRSFEIRSPSLLVLEDRSDLREGFEFISIIFNILSKIVIFCPDPDSMKGYSLLSDKLYSDAGNIAGVLAALSVERQKEIEDTLTQYASRLPERDIHRVYAEKVGKLGKDAMLYCDEKWGESGEIFTVDARAMSDGTLRFLAILTALLTLPEGSLLAIDEVDNGFHPSRAHLLLEALQTIGKQRNIDVLVTTHNPALLDALGTEFVPFVTVAHRDSITGESKLTLLEDIEQLPKLLAQGTVGKLSTQGLIEKSLESVHG; this is encoded by the coding sequence ATGATTACAGAACTACGTCTGGAAAACTGGAAAAGCTTCGGCGAGGCTACGCTGTATATTGATCCGCTGTCTATTTTGATTGGCACGAATGCTAGTGGTAAGTCGAATGTGCTTGATGCGCTCCAATTTTTACAGCGTATTGCTTCTGGCGTAACTTTTTCGGATGCTTTAAATAGTATTCGAGGTGGTTCTGAGTGGGCAACAAAAAAAGGCAATCTTACATTTAGTCTTAATGTTGTTTTTTTGGAGAAAAATATTGAATATAAATATGGTATTAATCATTCGTTAAATAGTCTGTTTGTGAATGAAAGTGTTTCTGCTAATGGACGAACACTTGACCGTAGTTTTGAAATTCGTTCTCCTTCATTATTAGTACTGGAAGATCGTTCAGACTTACGTGAAGGGTTTGAATTTATATCAATAATTTTCAATATTCTAAGTAAAATTGTAATTTTTTGTCCAGATCCTGATAGCATGAAAGGTTATTCTCTATTATCTGATAAGTTATATTCTGATGCGGGTAATATTGCAGGCGTTTTGGCTGCACTATCTGTTGAGCGGCAAAAAGAAATCGAGGATACGCTCACTCAGTATGCCAGCCGTTTGCCTGAGCGTGATATTCACCGCGTCTATGCTGAAAAAGTTGGGAAACTGGGTAAAGACGCAATGCTTTATTGCGATGAAAAGTGGGGTGAATCCGGCGAGATATTTACGGTTGATGCCCGTGCTATGTCCGACGGCACATTACGCTTTCTCGCCATCCTTACCGCGTTACTGACCTTGCCAGAAGGTAGTTTGTTGGCAATCGACGAAGTGGATAACGGTTTCCATCCTTCCCGCGCCCACTTATTATTGGAAGCCCTGCAAACCATTGGCAAGCAACGCAATATTGATGTATTAGTCACCACGCACAATCCCGCGCTCTTGGATGCATTGGGTACGGAATTTGTGCCATTCGTCACCGTTGCCCACCGCGATAGCATCACAGGTGAGAGTAAACTGACGTTATTGGAAGACATTGAACAGCTCCCTAAACTGTTGGCGCAAGGCACTGTCGGCAAACTTTCCACCCAGGGTTTGATTGAAAAGTCATTGGAGTCGGTGCATGGGTAG
- a CDS encoding nucleotide pyrophosphohydrolase has translation MLPPDLVAELIDFRAERDWQQFHTPRNLAISLALEAGEVLELFQWEDRQGDALHKVLPALRDEVADVAVYLTYLCHDLGIDLDAAIRSKMLKNREKYPVALAKGSAKKYTELQAESGE, from the coding sequence ATGCTGCCCCCCGACCTTGTAGCTGAATTAATCGACTTTCGTGCCGAACGTGATTGGCAACAATTTCACACGCCCCGCAATCTGGCGATTTCGCTTGCCCTTGAAGCAGGCGAAGTGCTGGAATTATTTCAGTGGGAAGACCGCCAAGGTGACGCACTCCATAAGGTATTGCCTGCCTTGCGCGATGAAGTGGCGGATGTTGCGGTGTATTTGACCTACCTGTGCCACGATTTAGGGATTGATCTCGACGCGGCGATTCGTAGCAAAATGCTCAAAAATCGTGAGAAATACCCGGTGGCTTTGGCGAAGGGTTCGGCGAAGAAGTATACCGAGTTGCAAGCGGAGAGCGGCGAATGA
- a CDS encoding AI-2E family transporter, protein MQPTDKPSNTGLVPTPQTLGQTTSMRWDQLLPLFTRLAVWGAFFGLLTLLSSFFTLIFLTFVFAYLQSSIVDMLSRRIRWLRTGLVFLTGGLFLSVIIAVSFFLAPKVYDQATGFVRGFFVYMERVDVELLNLAERYPMLQEAIPELRKPTPPPAQANVVAPPPWAYNAQTGVATLPPEPTAPPRAFADSPSGVLLQMLTGTEKSLDARESVKVVLDQLTTISRQAVGLVSTFLLAVLFSFLIVLDMPRLSNSIRDLRNTRLRFVYDEMADNIYEFGKVLGHTMQAQFYIACVNTLLTAIGLLVLGMGEHIAFLSVIVFLFSFIPVAGVFISSIPICLLALNDGGLSLMALSILMIVFIHMVEGYFLNPMIYGARLRINPVIVLIILTVGGKLFHIWGLILGVPVCTYIFGYAIRYEKPKALGTFKR, encoded by the coding sequence ATGCAACCGACCGACAAACCCAGTAACACTGGACTTGTGCCTACCCCTCAAACGTTAGGGCAAACAACCTCAATGCGTTGGGATCAGTTGCTGCCATTGTTCACGCGCTTGGCTGTTTGGGGAGCTTTTTTTGGGCTGCTCACCCTCCTTAGCTCCTTCTTCACCTTGATTTTTTTGACTTTCGTATTCGCCTATCTGCAATCCAGCATTGTCGATATGCTATCGCGACGCATCCGTTGGTTACGTACCGGTTTGGTATTTCTCACTGGTGGGCTGTTTTTGAGCGTTATCATTGCAGTCAGCTTTTTTCTCGCTCCTAAAGTGTATGATCAGGCCACCGGGTTTGTACGCGGATTTTTTGTCTATATGGAACGGGTTGATGTGGAACTCCTCAATCTCGCTGAACGCTATCCCATGTTGCAGGAAGCCATCCCCGAACTGCGCAAACCAACGCCACCTCCCGCACAAGCCAACGTCGTTGCTCCACCACCTTGGGCATATAACGCGCAAACAGGTGTTGCAACCCTCCCCCCTGAACCTACCGCACCACCACGAGCCTTTGCTGACTCCCCCAGCGGAGTTTTACTGCAAATGCTCACGGGTACGGAGAAATCGCTGGATGCACGCGAATCAGTCAAAGTCGTACTTGATCAATTAACCACCATTAGTCGTCAAGCGGTTGGTTTGGTTTCGACGTTTCTGTTAGCGGTACTGTTTTCATTTTTAATTGTGTTGGACATGCCGCGTTTATCCAACAGTATTCGTGACTTACGTAACACCCGCCTGCGTTTTGTTTATGACGAAATGGCGGATAACATTTACGAATTTGGCAAAGTTTTAGGCCACACCATGCAGGCACAATTTTACATCGCCTGTGTCAACACCTTGTTAACCGCGATCGGCTTGCTGGTCTTGGGCATGGGGGAACACATTGCCTTCCTATCGGTTATTGTCTTTTTATTCAGTTTTATTCCCGTGGCTGGGGTTTTCATCAGCTCCATCCCGATTTGCTTGCTGGCACTCAATGATGGCGGCCTGAGTTTAATGGCACTAAGCATTCTTATGATTGTTTTCATTCACATGGTCGAAGGCTATTTCTTGAATCCAATGATTTACGGCGCACGCTTACGGATTAACCCGGTGATTGTGCTGATTATCCTCACGGTAGGTGGAAAACTTTTCCATATTTGGGGGTTAATTTTGGGTGTACCGGTTTGCACCTACATTTTCGGGTACGCCATTCGTTACGAAAAACCCAAAGCATTGGGCACGTTTAAGCGTTAA
- the tilS gene encoding tRNA lysidine(34) synthetase TilS: MPAIVAKHLLPFLRQQQTATRFLIAFSGGLDSHVLLHLCAALQVQYPYWQFRAIHIDHGLQAESPDWAAHCGTVCGLLAMPLVQVALHLQIPPGASLEAEARQARYDAFAQHLQTDEMLLTAHHQDDQAETLLLHLLRGSGVDGLAAMPAVRAFAQGWLGRPLLGCSREDLAAYAHQHALHYLQDPSNADSRFDRNFLRHQVMPVLRQRWPAVARTFARAARLQGESRQLLHDCVQEKLPYYQGSCSGTLAISQLRTASLALQAALLRSWLANAGFLLPSAKKLERVLHDVLLASADAMPCVCWAGCEIRRYRDDLYAIRPLTAHDAAQVWYWDAHQTLVLPTLGITLIPEMLGAWLPLARDAGGVTVRFRQGGETMELPYRGGSHALKHLLQEAGIPPWQRERLPLIYVGERLVNVVGVLQVNP; encoded by the coding sequence ATGCCCGCTATTGTCGCAAAACACCTTCTTCCATTTCTCAGGCAGCAACAAACCGCCACACGCTTTCTAATCGCGTTTAGTGGCGGTCTGGATTCGCATGTGTTGTTGCATTTGTGTGCGGCACTGCAAGTCCAGTATCCGTACTGGCAATTTCGTGCCATTCATATTGATCATGGTTTACAAGCTGAATCCCCTGACTGGGCGGCACACTGCGGTACGGTTTGCGGGTTATTGGCAATGCCTTTGGTGCAGGTCGCGTTGCATTTGCAAATTCCGCCGGGTGCGAGTTTGGAAGCGGAAGCACGACAGGCACGTTATGACGCGTTTGCACAACATTTACAGACCGATGAAATGCTGTTAACTGCGCACCATCAGGATGATCAGGCCGAAACGTTATTGTTACATCTTTTGCGTGGCAGTGGTGTTGACGGTTTGGCAGCAATGCCAGCAGTGCGGGCATTCGCGCAAGGTTGGTTGGGGCGGCCGTTGTTAGGGTGCAGTCGCGAGGATTTAGCTGCTTATGCACATCAGCACGCGTTGCATTATTTGCAAGACCCTAGTAATGCTGATTCGCGCTTTGACCGCAATTTTTTGCGCCATCAGGTAATGCCGGTATTGCGGCAACGCTGGCCTGCGGTTGCTAGGACTTTTGCGCGTGCCGCACGTTTGCAAGGTGAAAGCCGTCAGTTATTGCATGACTGTGTGCAAGAAAAATTACCATATTATCAGGGTAGCTGCTCCGGTACGCTGGCGATCAGTCAGTTGCGTACTGCTTCGCTGGCGTTGCAGGCGGCGTTGTTACGGTCTTGGTTAGCGAATGCAGGCTTTTTGCTTCCATCGGCGAAAAAACTGGAGCGTGTGTTGCATGATGTATTGCTAGCCAGTGCAGATGCGATGCCATGTGTTTGTTGGGCTGGGTGTGAAATTCGCCGTTATCGCGATGATTTGTATGCGATACGACCCTTAACAGCACACGATGCTGCACAGGTTTGGTACTGGGATGCGCATCAAACCTTGGTGTTGCCGACGCTTGGGATAACATTAATCCCGGAAATGCTGGGTGCGTGGTTACCGCTAGCACGTGATGCCGGTGGGGTGACGGTGCGTTTCCGTCAAGGCGGGGAAACGATGGAACTGCCGTATCGTGGTGGCAGTCATGCGCTTAAGCACCTGTTACAGGAAGCAGGCATTCCCCCTTGGCAGCGCGAACGTTTGCCGCTGATTTACGTGGGGGAACGCTTGGTGAATGTGGTGGGGGTGCTACAGGTCAATCCGTGA
- a CDS encoding acetyl-CoA carboxylase carboxyltransferase subunit alpha, with translation MNPDFLDFEQPIAELQAKIEELRYVGDAEINLSEEVSKLEEKAASLTRSIFSKLTPRQISQLARHPKRPYTFDLIRCLFTDFRELHGDRAFADDKAIIGGLARFRDQPVMVIGHQKGRDTKENILRNFGMPRPEGYRKALRLMRLAEKFHLPVITFIDTPGAYPGIGAEERGQSEAIARNLYEMAKLRVPIICTVVGEGGSGGALAIGVGDRVMMLQYATYSVISPEGCASILWKSAEKAADAADAMGITADRLKQLGLIDQIIPEPLGGAHRDIEAAAQAVGEALDANLRALNAMKIDTLLDKRYQRIMGFGQFEE, from the coding sequence ATGAATCCGGATTTTCTCGACTTTGAACAGCCTATCGCCGAATTACAGGCGAAAATTGAAGAACTGCGTTATGTGGGCGACGCAGAAATTAATTTGAGTGAAGAAGTCAGTAAGCTGGAGGAAAAAGCCGCTTCGTTGACGCGTTCTATTTTCTCTAAATTGACACCACGCCAGATTTCCCAATTGGCGCGTCACCCCAAACGTCCTTATACCTTTGACTTGATCCGCTGTTTATTTACGGATTTTAGGGAATTGCACGGTGATCGCGCATTCGCAGATGATAAGGCGATTATCGGTGGTTTGGCACGGTTCCGGGATCAGCCAGTTATGGTGATTGGTCATCAAAAAGGCCGTGATACCAAGGAAAATATTTTACGCAATTTCGGAATGCCACGTCCTGAAGGCTATCGTAAAGCCTTGCGTTTAATGCGTTTAGCTGAGAAGTTTCATTTGCCAGTGATTACCTTCATTGATACGCCGGGAGCTTATCCCGGTATCGGTGCGGAAGAGCGCGGTCAAAGTGAAGCAATTGCTCGCAATCTTTACGAAATGGCAAAACTGCGTGTGCCGATCATTTGCACGGTGGTGGGTGAAGGCGGTTCCGGTGGTGCTCTAGCCATTGGGGTAGGTGATCGGGTAATGATGTTGCAATACGCCACTTATTCTGTCATTTCACCGGAAGGCTGCGCTTCGATCTTGTGGAAAAGTGCGGAAAAAGCTGCCGATGCCGCTGATGCAATGGGAATTACCGCAGATCGTCTGAAGCAGCTTGGTTTAATTGACCAGATTATTCCAGAACCTTTAGGCGGGGCACACCGTGATATTGAAGCGGCAGCGCAAGCCGTGGGCGAAGCTTTGGATGCTAACCTGCGAGCTTTGAATGCAATGAAGATCGACACTTTGTTGGATAAACGTTACCAGCGCATTATGGGATTCGGGCAGTTTGAGGAATAG